The Pseudanabaena sp. ABRG5-3 genome includes the window ATGAGTTCTTCTAAGGGTGTGGGTTCTAGTGCTAAGGAAATTGCGGATTTATTACCCCCTGAGTTACTGCGATTCCTGATGTTGCGGACACAGCCTCGGAGTGTGATTAACTTCATGCCTAACTATGAGACCGTCACTCGCCTCTTCCGTGACTATGATACTTTGATTGGCAAATATCAAGATGATGCCCCGAAAGATGAAAAGGCTCAAGAAGAACTAGTTCCCCTCATCTATTCGCAGTTGAATACTGAGGAAACAGTAGAAGGCTATCAAGCCTTTGATTTCAGTACTTTGATTTCTTTGCTGCAAATCCCTCACCTCGATCTCGAAGCGGAAATTGCGGCGAGAAGTGCTAATCCTCTTAGCGATCACGATTGGGCTGTGGTACGCGATCGCATCCGTGTCGGCAAAAAGTGGCTACAGGACTATGCCGATGAAGAAGAAAAGCTAGTTCTCTATCTTGATTCGATTCCCGACAAAGCCAAAACTCTTACTGCTGAGCAAATCACTTACCTTGAAGCCTTGGCAACTAACCTTGCAGGTGATGTTAATTGGGATGGTGAAGAGTTGCAAACTTTACTATTCAGTACTTCTAAGCAAGTTGAAGTTTCTCAAAAGAGTGCATTTGCGGCAGTTTATTACACTTTCTTAAATAAGGAAAGAGGACCCAAAGCAGGTAGTTTACTTTCTTATTTAGAAAAAGATTTCGTGATTCAACGGATTAAAGATGCGATCGCGCTAAATCTTGTGGCTAACTAACATAAAAAAAGCGGCGCATTGCGCCGCTTTTTTATTAAATCGGAGTTTGACTAAACTGGTTGGAAATAGAAAGCAAAGCCTAGAATTGCGTAGGTTGCTACGAGTAGAGAACCTTCTAGCCAATTTGATCGCCCATCAGAGCTGATTGAGTTGGCAATCAAAACTGCTACGGCAACTGCTACTAATTCAAAGGGATTGAAGTTTAAATCCATTGGCTTACCAAGGAACCAACCGACAATTACAAGGGCAGGTGCGACAAAGAGAGCAATCTGCATACTGGAGCCGACCGCGACTGATACGGACAATTCCATTTTGTTCTTCATCGCTACAGTAATTGCCGTTGTATGCTCCGCCGCATTACCAATAATTGGCAAGAGGATTACCCCAGTAAATAGTTCCGTTAAACCTAGTTGGGCAGTTGCTTCTTCTAAAGTTCCTACTAACAGTTCTGATTCAAAGGCGACTAGTAGAGTTACCCCAAACAGCACGGCAATCCATAGTGGTAGATTCACTTTTTGAGGATGACCTTCTTCTGCCTCAGCGTCATCAGCTTCCGATTTACCGACATCATAGAGATAGGCGTGGGTCTTCATCGAAAATAGAAGCGTGAGACAATAGACAATAATCAGTACGATCGCTACAGACAGAGATAATTTTTGTAAAATCTCTTCACTAATTCCCGCAGTTGTAAAGTTTGCGGCTGTGGGCAATAAAATCGCAATTACCGCCAAATTCATTACCGAAGCATTTAATCTCGCCATAGTTGGCTGAAATTCTTGCTCTTTGTAGCGTAGTCCTCCCAAAAACATGGACAGTCCCATAACTAGCAAGAGGTTCCCAATTATCGAACCTGTGATGCTTGCTTTTACCACACTGGTAAATCCTGCATTTAACGCCACGATCGCAATAATTAGCTCAGTCGCATTGCCAAAAGTAGCATTCATCAATCCACCCCACGAGGGACCAAGTACTACCGCAATCTCCTCAGTAGCCGTGCTGAGCCAGCCTGCTAAGGGCAAAATGGCGATCGCGGAAGTGACAAATATAAGCGTAGAATCCCATCCGAGAAAATGACCAATGATTGAGATCGGAACAAACACAAGTAAACCAAAGGAGAAGATGTTCTTAAACATAACCAGCCATTGTAGTGTCAAGGGTAAATGTACCAACGTAATGATATAGCAGTTTTCATTTTGCCGTAGGTAAAATGAAAACTCATAAACCTTGATATAGCTACCGCCAAGTGTATTAAGACGTAAAAGCCAAAAGAGAGGGACGGCGCGAAGCGCCGTCCCTCTCTTTTTAGGTTTTGATTTTAAAACCACTAAACAGCATCGCAAGTTTGCGTATTACACTTTAAAATGTTGCTATATTGCGACTTACAAGAAATCTTTATGACTGAACTTACCGCCGAACAACATCGTGTTAAGATGCAACGCCGCCAAGAGGTACAGCATCAAAGGATTGCTGAGCGCAAACTCGAAAAAGGATTGATCATCGTCAATACAGGTGACGGCAAGGGAAAAACGACTGCGGCTTTAGGAATGGTGTTGCGATCGCTTGGTCATGGTTACAAAGTGGCGATCGTCCAGTTTATCAAGGGAGCATGGGAGCCTGCGGAAAAGAAGGTCTTTGAAATGTGGCAAGATCAACTGGTTTTTAAGGCTCTGGGTGAGGGCTTTACATGGGAAACTCAAGACCGCGATCGCGATATTGCTAAAACTCAGGAAGCATGGGAGGTAGGACTTGGCTATATCAAAAATCCTGAATATAAGTTAGTTTTGCTGGATGAAGTAAATATTGCACTCAAATTGGGCTATCTCGATGTGGAAACGGTAATAGCTGGTCTCAAAGAGAAACCTGATGATTCCCACGTAATTCTGACTGGTCGTGGTGCGCCTGCGGAATTGATCGAAGTTGCAGATTTAGTCACAAGAATGGAACTGGTCAAGCATCCCTTTAGAGAGCAAGGTGTCAAAGCTCAAGCAGGAATCGAGTTTTAGAAATAATGCTTTGCATTATTTCTAAAAAAATTTCATGTCGCGAAAGTAGTGAGAAATATGTCAAAAGTTGGTGTTGGTATTATTGGCACGGGATTTGGACAGATTATCCATATTCCTGCTCTGCAAATTCATCCAGATACAGAAGTTGTCGCGGTCTACCATCGCGATCGCCTCAAAGCGCAACAGATTGCGGATAAGTTTGGCATTCCCCATGCTTGCGATCGCCTAGATGATTTACTTGCGCTTCAGTCAGTCCAAGCCGTAACCATCTCTACGCCGCCAAGTTTTCACTATGAACAGGCAAAAATGGCGATCGATGCTGGTAAGCATATTTTGCTGGAAAAGCCTGTGACCATGAACTTTCAAGAAGCGATCGCCTTATATCGTCTTGCTCAAGAGAAACAAGTAGTTACAGCAACAGATTTTGAGTTCCGTTGTGTACCGCAATGGAAATATTTCAAATATTTGCTAGATCACAATCATGTGGGCAAAAAGCGGATGATTACCATTGATTGGCTAGTGCAGGGTCGAGCCGATCCTAAGCGAGTGTGGAATTGGTATAGCCAAAAAGCTTACGGTGGCGGTGCATTGGGTGCTATCGGCTCCCATGCCTTTGACTATGTGCGTTGGCTCTTTGGTGATATTAAAAGTCTTTCTGGGCAACTCAGTACAGGCATTACTGAACGTCCCGATGCTGAAGGGAATCTGCGCCCTGTGGATGCTGATGATACCTGTAATATTCTCTTAGAACTTGCTGATGGCACACCCTGCAATATTTCGCTCAGTACTGTCACCTATCGCGGTCGTGGACATTGGCTGACGGTTTATGGAGAAAATGGAACTTTAGTACTTGGAAGCTCTAATCAAGCCGACTATGTGCATGGATTTAGTTTGAGACAGGGCAAACTCGATCGCTCAGAAATGGAGATTGTCCCGATACCATCCGAATACGATTTACCGAAAACCTATACCGATGGGCGGCTTGCCCCAGTTTTAGCTATATGCGATCGCTGGGTCAAGGCAATTCAAACTGAACAGCCCATGACACCAAGCCTCTATGAGGGTGCATGGTCACAGCTACTGATGGATTTAACCCAAGAGTCACATCAGCAAAAGAAATGGATTGATGTTCCAGAGAAGATTTAATTGCTCTGCCTCGCAAAGCGAGGCAGAGCAATTAAATCTTTATGATAGTTGCTGAAAGGGAAGTAAGAGAATGCCGAATAACAAAAAAGGCGGCGCATCGCGCCGCCTTTTTTGTTTAAGTCAAGGCGGATGCACCACCGACAACTTCAAGAATTTCTTGAGTAATTGCGGCTTGACGAGCTTTGTTGTACTGCAAGGTGAGGGACTTGATTAAGTCAACGGCGTTATCACTTGCATTATTCATTGCAGTCATCCGTGCTGCGAGTTCGCTAGCTACGGATTCTTGCAATGCACGGAGGATTTGGTTGCTGAGATAGAGAGGTAATAGAGCATCGAGGATTTGCTCAGGATTTTGCTCAAAAAGTAATTCTTTGGGCAATTCCTTAACAGTAATTTCGCGCTTTTCACGCTCGACTTGGAACTTACCGCCACGGGTGATCAGGCGGAAAATTTCATCGTCATGGGGTTCTAAACCTTGTGGCTCAAGGGGCAGTAGGGTTTGAACTACTGGACGAGAGCTAATTAAAGATACGAAGCGGGTGTAGATCAACTCAACACGATCAATTACACCAGCCAAAAATGCTGAGGTAATTTCATCTTCGATCGCATTAGCTTCAGCAGCATTAGGAATTTGGTTTAAGTTCGTAAACTTCGCGGCGATCGGTTGGTCACGACGCGAGAAATATTGAGCAGCCTTACGACCGACCAAGATAAAGGTGTAATTAATACCTTGTTCTTTTAATTCCTTAGCGCGAGCTTCAGCACGACGAATAATCGTTGAGTTATAGCCACCACAAAGACCGCGATCGCCTGAAATTACCAGTAGACCAACGGTTTTTACAGGACGCTTATCGAGTAGGGGCAGACTGACATCCTCGAAAGCGATGCGCTGCTGGAGACGGTATAGGACTTGTGCTAAGCGATCGGCAAAAGGACGGGTTGCTAAAACTTGCTGCTGAGCGCGTCTGACCTTTGCGGCGGCGACAAGACGCATTGCTTCAGTGATCTTGCGAGTATTCTTAACAGTGCCGATGCGATCGCGGATGGATTTGAGGTTAGCCATGAAACTAAATTGCTACTTGCTATGGGAATACTATGGAAAATTGGGGATATTACAAAAGACACTAAAGTATCTTGATTATCTTAATAAAAAATTGCACCTTCAAACTGCAAACTGTTGTATATCCTTGAAATTGATTCCTGTGAAATTTAGATGCACTAACGTGCATCTAAATGTCTCAAGTCCACAAATAATCTTTTAATCCCCTGTTAATCCTTTGATATGGTCGCTTCTTCGCCTTCTTTTACAATAAACAACCAAATATCTAATCCTGCTGACTCATCAGACGATCTACTCGAAATTGCGGGACGTAAGTTCCGATCTCGCTTAATGACTGGCTCAGGCAAATATGCCAACTTTGAGATCATGCGTCAGGCGATCGCTTCTAGTGGTTGCGAGATCGTCACCGTGGCCGTGCGACGTGTCCAGACCAATGCGGCGGGGCATGAAGGTCTAGCAGAAGCGATCGACTGGAGCAAATATTGGCTTTTACCTAATACCGCAGGTTGCCAAACCGCCGATGAAGCCGTGCGTGTGGCAAGGCTAGGACGCGAGATGGCAAAGATTTTGGGACAGGAAGATAATAATTTCGTCAAGCTAGAAGTTATTCCCGATCTTAAATATTTACTGCCCGATCCCCTTGGCACTTGTAAAGCTGCTGAACAATTAGTGAAAGAAGGCTTTGCGGTACTACCTTATATTAATGCTGACCCCAGATTGGCGAAAACCCTTGAAGAAATCGGTTGTGTAACAGTGATGCCCCTTGGTTCACCCATTGGTTCAGGTCAGGGAATTAATAATGCGGCAAACATTCGGATCATTATCGAAGAGGCAAAAGTGCCTGTAGTTGTCGATGCGGGAATCGGTGTCCCCAGTGAGGCAGCGGCGGCAATGGAGCTAGGTGCAGATGCCTTGTTGATCAATACCGCGATCGCCTGTGCGAATAATCCTATGGCAATGGGTCGGGCGATGGGCATGGCCTGTGAAGCGGGGCGTACTGCCTATCTTTCTGGACGAATTCCCATCAAAGCCTATGCCAGTGCTAGTTCGCCATTAACGGGACTAGTAAATTAAGTAATACCAATTTACAAAAGTGCTAGCACACTTTTGTAAATTAAAAACCAAATCCAGTAAGAGTTATACAAAAACACAAAATGGCTAAGCCATTTTGTGTTTTTGTATAATCTAGGAAAAGACAGCGCTTTGCGCCGCTCTTTCTAGCAAGTCTGAAGCCGCTTCAGCACTTAGCGATCGCGCAAAATAGTAGCCCTGTGCAAAATCACAATCCCATGCTTGGAGTTGAGTTATTTGTTCTCGCTGCTCTATACCCTCCGCAATAACTTTAATATTCATGGCATGGGCGAGAGCAATAATCGCCTTCACAATTTCGATATTGCGATCGCCTGAATGGATTTGACTAATAAAAGAGCGATCGATCTTAATGATGTTCACGGGAAATCTTTGGAGATAACTCAGGGATGAAAAACCCGTGCCAAAATCATCAAGGCTCAATTGAATATGGCGTGCGCGTAACTGCTGAAAGACTTTAACCGCAATCTCCGTATTCTCAATGAGAATTGTTTCCGTAATTTCCAAATTTAAACAGGTGGGAGAAATCCCTGTTGTTTGTAAGATCTCATCAATTGTAGAAATGATTTGTGGATCTTTTAACTGCTTACCTGAAAAATTAACATTAATCGTTAGTTTGAGCGATGGATATGCTGATAGCCATAATTGAATTTGATGACAGGCAGTCTGTAATACCCATTTTCCAAGAGCTACAACCATTCCTGTTTCTTCGCAAATAGGAATAAAATCACCCGCAGCAACTAAACCCCTAGTAGGATGCTGCCAACGTATCAAGGCTTCAAATCCACATAAATTCATCGTTTTCAGACAAACAATTGGTTCGTAATAAACCAAAAACTCCTCATGAGTAATCGCTTTTCGTAATTCATTCTCAAGCTGAAGACGACTGAGCAGTAAATCATACATCGTATGATCGAAGATTTCGTAACAGGCTCGACCTTGATCCTTCGCTCGATACATGGCAATGTCGGCATCCCTAAGCAGCTCACTGGCAGTTTCATAGTCATGGGAACCAAAGACAATACCAATACTGGCACTAGTCAAAATTTTATTCCCATCGATTTCAATTTCGCTTTGGAGTCGCGCATGAATGCGTTCCGCCACCTCAATCGCTTCATGGGAATTATCAATATCATCAAGGAGAATCGTAAATTCATCGCCCCCCAGCCTTGCCACCGTATCAAAGGAACGCACTGACTTTTCTAGAATTTGGGAGATTTTGATTAATAGGCGATCGCCGACAAGATGACCAAGGCTATCATTGATTACTTTAAAGCGATCTAAATCAATAAATAGAATGGCAAAGCGATGCTCTGCGATCCGTTTAGATTTTTTTAGAACCATTTCAAGGCGATCTGTAAAGAGAGTACGATTGGGTAAACCCGTTAAACTATCGTGAAAAGCTTGATAGATAAGTTGCTCTTCACTAGATTTGCGATCGGTAATATCCTGTCCAATACCAACAATACTTTGAATCTCTCCCGATAAATTACGAATGGGAACTGCCCTTTCAAATAGCCATTTAACTTCACCATTAGGCTGTACTAGACGATATTCAAGACTCCACCCTGTTTGCAGATACTGCTGATAAATCGTGAGTACCTTTACGCGATCTTCTTCATGAATTGCATTGATAAATGATTGAGGATGTTCATAGAGACTCTCACAGGAACAGCCTGAGATCTTTTCATAGGCAGGATTGACGTAGATAAATCTTGTGAAATCTGCATCAATCATCCAAAAGATTTCATGGATATTTTCTGCCATTTGCCGAAATCTCTCTTCACTTTCTCTGAGAGCCTTTTCTGCTTTCTTGCGCTCAGTGATATCTTCGGCAAAGCAGAGCAAATATTGCGGATGATCGTTGCAATCATAGAGAGGAATTTTTACAGTATGGAGAATTATGGAGCCTAAACTATGGCTATCAATCAGTTCTTCAGGAATATCTTCAAGCAATCCACTGGCAAAAACTTCTAAATCCTTTTGACAGATATAATCGGCCTGTTCTTTAGGGAGATGATCGTATATGGTCTTGCCGATCGCATCCTGCGCGGTGATCCCAAACATCTTCTCACTGGTGCGATTCCAAAGTAACATTTCCCCAAAATGCTCATTTCTGCCATCTTTAACAAACACAGCAACAGGCAAGTGATCGATCACATTTTGCAAAAAATTGCGCGTAGCTTCCAGTTCTGAGGCTAAGGAGGTATAGCGCTTTTCACTTTCTCGCAAAGCGATCTCTGTTTGTTTGAGATCCGTAATATCGATAAATGTAACGATAATGCGCGTAATTATACCTGTTTTATCAAGCTCAGGATAAGCGTTAATCAAAGCCCAGACAAAATCATTAGTTTCAGGACGATACAAGCCCATCGCATAATTGGTTAGGACTTGCTTCTCTCGTAATATTCTATTAACTGGAAAATCCTCTAGAGGCATTAGACGACCATCGCCGTGATAAAAATTCCAGTTAGGATCGCTACTGTCCTTGCCTGCTAGTTCTGATTGCATCATCCCTAAGAATTTTGCCGCCGCAGGATTGGCAAATAAAATCTTGGTATCAGCGCCATGGACAATGATACCTGTTTGAATATTTTCAACTAGGTTTTGAGATAAATTTGCGATTAAAAACTCAGATTTATACTTCTTAAGCCGATCCGCAGAAATTTGTGCCAAAAGCTCCCTTAACGAAAGATTTTTCGCTTCTAGTTCCGTAATCTTTAACTGCAAGATATCTACTTCAACCATGCTCTAGCTTGATATTGAGTATCTATTTATAGGTGCTTATTCCTGCCCCCTGTGATGATTTTACAGCACTGATCCCAATTACAAGAATGTAGATTCATTTAAACCTCAATTTCTTTTTGAGCTTAGATAATATTCTTTGCGATCGCAGTTTTGTGATTTGCCAATAGCTCAAGTCAGGAATATCGCCTTGATGTTTTTGTTTATGGTCAAAAAATTCATTGACCTCTTCTAAAATTATTTGTAAGCGATGAATAATATTGGCAGAACGATATTCTTCTAATATTGAGGATGGTAAAGAAGCTGTTTGATTTTTTTGAATTACTTTGAGAATCCTTTGCAGGTCAAATTCTTGAGAATATCCTGCGATTTTATGACAATTGAAAGCGGGATCTAAATAATCAGATAAGCCATGATTAACACTCGAAAAAACCTGACAGCCACAAGCCATCGCTTCCATTGGTTGTAGTCCAAATCCTTCCGTTACTCCCTGTACTGCCCAATACTCTGCGGAGTCGTAAAGATAAACCTTAGCGCGATTAAATAATCCTTCTAAATCTTCTACATAATAATCAACTACTTCCACTCGGCATTTTTGCTGTAAAGCAGGCACTAATTGATTCATCAAATATCTAGAGGATTTTCGGGTTTGGACTAAAACATCAATATCGCGATCGCTGTGCCAATTTGTAAATTTATCAGAAATCTCATTGGGTAAATAGTAAATTAAGGAATGTGGCGATCGCTGTCCCCAATAGCCAAGAGTATTACGACTGACCGTAATAATTGGCACGCTAGCGGGCAAACTAAAGCCATAGCCCGCACTATGGGCATGGTAAATTGCATGAAAATTCTTTAACTTTGAGGCGAGTTTCGCAGCATCGAAAC containing:
- a CDS encoding glycosyltransferase, with translation MRRLYFLLPGTTNKFACGGLWAELKTLKLAQEVCAAEVVTYRQREPEHLWLDDLLNSHSSSQTLDDAIFVISWGFDAAKLASKLKNFHAIYHAHSAGYGFSLPASVPIITVSRNTLGYWGQRSPHSLIYYLPNEISDKFTNWHSDRDIDVLVQTRKSSRYLMNQLVPALQQKCRVEVVDYYVEDLEGLFNRAKVYLYDSAEYWAVQGVTEGFGLQPMEAMACGCQVFSSVNHGLSDYLDPAFNCHKIAGYSQEFDLQRILKVIQKNQTASLPSSILEEYRSANIIHRLQIILEEVNEFFDHKQKHQGDIPDLSYWQITKLRSQRILSKLKKKLRFK
- a CDS encoding EAL domain-containing protein; the protein is MVEVDILQLKITELEAKNLSLRELLAQISADRLKKYKSEFLIANLSQNLVENIQTGIIVHGADTKILFANPAAAKFLGMMQSELAGKDSSDPNWNFYHGDGRLMPLEDFPVNRILREKQVLTNYAMGLYRPETNDFVWALINAYPELDKTGIITRIIVTFIDITDLKQTEIALRESEKRYTSLASELEATRNFLQNVIDHLPVAVFVKDGRNEHFGEMLLWNRTSEKMFGITAQDAIGKTIYDHLPKEQADYICQKDLEVFASGLLEDIPEELIDSHSLGSIILHTVKIPLYDCNDHPQYLLCFAEDITERKKAEKALRESEERFRQMAENIHEIFWMIDADFTRFIYVNPAYEKISGCSCESLYEHPQSFINAIHEEDRVKVLTIYQQYLQTGWSLEYRLVQPNGEVKWLFERAVPIRNLSGEIQSIVGIGQDITDRKSSEEQLIYQAFHDSLTGLPNRTLFTDRLEMVLKKSKRIAEHRFAILFIDLDRFKVINDSLGHLVGDRLLIKISQILEKSVRSFDTVARLGGDEFTILLDDIDNSHEAIEVAERIHARLQSEIEIDGNKILTSASIGIVFGSHDYETASELLRDADIAMYRAKDQGRACYEIFDHTMYDLLLSRLQLENELRKAITHEEFLVYYEPIVCLKTMNLCGFEALIRWQHPTRGLVAAGDFIPICEETGMVVALGKWVLQTACHQIQLWLSAYPSLKLTINVNFSGKQLKDPQIISTIDEILQTTGISPTCLNLEITETILIENTEIAVKVFQQLRARHIQLSLDDFGTGFSSLSYLQRFPVNIIKIDRSFISQIHSGDRNIEIVKAIIALAHAMNIKVIAEGIEQREQITQLQAWDCDFAQGYYFARSLSAEAASDLLERAAQSAVFS
- a CDS encoding Gfo/Idh/MocA family protein, whose amino-acid sequence is MSKVGVGIIGTGFGQIIHIPALQIHPDTEVVAVYHRDRLKAQQIADKFGIPHACDRLDDLLALQSVQAVTISTPPSFHYEQAKMAIDAGKHILLEKPVTMNFQEAIALYRLAQEKQVVTATDFEFRCVPQWKYFKYLLDHNHVGKKRMITIDWLVQGRADPKRVWNWYSQKAYGGGALGAIGSHAFDYVRWLFGDIKSLSGQLSTGITERPDAEGNLRPVDADDTCNILLELADGTPCNISLSTVTYRGRGHWLTVYGENGTLVLGSSNQADYVHGFSLRQGKLDRSEMEIVPIPSEYDLPKTYTDGRLAPVLAICDRWVKAIQTEQPMTPSLYEGAWSQLLMDLTQESHQQKKWIDVPEKI
- the cobO gene encoding cob(I)yrinic acid a,c-diamide adenosyltransferase, whose amino-acid sequence is MTELTAEQHRVKMQRRQEVQHQRIAERKLEKGLIIVNTGDGKGKTTAALGMVLRSLGHGYKVAIVQFIKGAWEPAEKKVFEMWQDQLVFKALGEGFTWETQDRDRDIAKTQEAWEVGLGYIKNPEYKLVLLDEVNIALKLGYLDVETVIAGLKEKPDDSHVILTGRGAPAELIEVADLVTRMELVKHPFREQGVKAQAGIEF
- a CDS encoding F0F1 ATP synthase subunit gamma, translating into MANLKSIRDRIGTVKNTRKITEAMRLVAAAKVRRAQQQVLATRPFADRLAQVLYRLQQRIAFEDVSLPLLDKRPVKTVGLLVISGDRGLCGGYNSTIIRRAEARAKELKEQGINYTFILVGRKAAQYFSRRDQPIAAKFTNLNQIPNAAEANAIEDEITSAFLAGVIDRVELIYTRFVSLISSRPVVQTLLPLEPQGLEPHDDEIFRLITRGGKFQVEREKREITVKELPKELLFEQNPEQILDALLPLYLSNQILRALQESVASELAARMTAMNNASDNAVDLIKSLTLQYNKARQAAITQEILEVVGGASALT
- the cax gene encoding calcium/proton exchanger, with protein sequence MFKNIFSFGLLVFVPISIIGHFLGWDSTLIFVTSAIAILPLAGWLSTATEEIAVVLGPSWGGLMNATFGNATELIIAIVALNAGFTSVVKASITGSIIGNLLLVMGLSMFLGGLRYKEQEFQPTMARLNASVMNLAVIAILLPTAANFTTAGISEEILQKLSLSVAIVLIIVYCLTLLFSMKTHAYLYDVGKSEADDAEAEEGHPQKVNLPLWIAVLFGVTLLVAFESELLVGTLEEATAQLGLTELFTGVILLPIIGNAAEHTTAITVAMKNKMELSVSVAVGSSMQIALFVAPALVIVGWFLGKPMDLNFNPFELVAVAVAVLIANSISSDGRSNWLEGSLLVATYAILGFAFYFQPV